A genomic window from Halorubrum lacusprofundi ATCC 49239 includes:
- a CDS encoding amino acid permease — translation MVEHTRTLDFKIAFAIGLGTMIAAGIFSLSGTAVAEIGSSAVIAFVLAAIVASLTAASYSEFASIYSENGGGYLFSSRTFEHDTLVYVVGAMLFLGYTGTTAFYLATMDEWVVRFILPESLHVLPHGSSGVLAALLLGVLNARGTEESGTFQLFVTGAKVAVLLAFIGGAVAFRGPAVAAGNFAAGFTGDPVGIVSIAALAFITFFGFSAIAASAGEIIEPRRTVPLAIAASILTVTILYAFVIVSMVNSPVPAEVIAEEGETAMGRVAAGFLGPAGRSLIVAGAIFSMVSASNASILAASGIGSLMGRQGQAPRPFSRIHRQYGTPFWSVASATGVIVALIVVFIGLFPAEGGVIPFDLTVALPALGPITFTNLGLTTLTGFATLNLLLPLSVVNIALIYSRRRYPDIERGFRVPGVPLVPIIGVIANVALITNLPVKGVVVGVCLIVGMLAAYLIWGGKPDMDELYEEVVPSTTSASQVEAERAVAEADTTVADVAETDVTADASGGTAETPGEDSFRILVPVARPDRAVRYARLAAAMAEYQEGEPFVDVLTVTQIPEQTPYEAVEEITRGRITRIQELLAAEDLDVSYAVEGHTCRDVGFDIVQTARDKESNLVLMGYPEEHTEIAEHVEYKAPCGVLFASGVLDPDALDVVNIGAGGGPHHMDLLSLIDRMGERDAEIHVINITPEGGEGRPENTEATVSGLPNASSVQIHNTTAQTIADGLVDRARENGGILIIGATRTRRLRRRVFGSTPDNVIKLAQGSGVPVLVYSSPRGVQGPIEEYVYPIYRYLWGIRRSPTQAGQSETQE, via the coding sequence ATGGTAGAGCACACCCGGACGCTCGACTTCAAAATCGCCTTCGCGATCGGGTTGGGGACGATGATCGCGGCGGGGATCTTCTCGCTGTCGGGCACGGCGGTCGCCGAGATCGGGAGCAGCGCCGTGATCGCCTTCGTCCTCGCGGCGATCGTTGCGAGCCTGACCGCGGCGTCGTACTCCGAGTTCGCGTCGATCTACTCCGAGAACGGCGGCGGCTATCTGTTCTCCTCGCGCACTTTCGAGCACGACACGCTGGTGTACGTCGTCGGCGCGATGCTGTTCTTGGGGTACACCGGAACGACCGCCTTCTACCTCGCGACGATGGACGAGTGGGTCGTCCGGTTCATCCTCCCGGAGTCGCTCCACGTCCTCCCTCACGGGAGCTCCGGCGTGCTCGCGGCCCTGCTGCTCGGGGTCCTCAACGCCAGAGGGACCGAGGAGAGCGGGACCTTCCAGCTGTTCGTGACGGGCGCGAAGGTGGCCGTCCTCCTGGCGTTCATCGGCGGCGCCGTCGCGTTCCGTGGACCGGCCGTCGCCGCCGGTAATTTCGCCGCCGGCTTTACCGGCGACCCGGTCGGGATCGTCTCGATCGCCGCGCTGGCGTTCATCACCTTCTTCGGCTTCTCCGCGATCGCCGCGAGCGCCGGAGAGATCATCGAGCCCCGCCGGACGGTGCCGCTCGCGATCGCCGCGAGCATCCTCACGGTGACGATCCTCTACGCGTTCGTCATCGTGTCGATGGTGAACTCACCGGTCCCGGCCGAAGTCATCGCCGAGGAGGGCGAGACCGCTATGGGTCGCGTCGCCGCCGGCTTCCTCGGCCCCGCGGGACGATCGCTTATCGTCGCCGGCGCGATATTCAGCATGGTGAGCGCCTCGAACGCGAGCATCCTCGCGGCCAGCGGGATCGGGTCGCTGATGGGCCGGCAGGGGCAGGCGCCGCGGCCGTTCTCGCGGATCCACCGGCAGTACGGCACCCCGTTCTGGAGCGTGGCCTCCGCGACGGGGGTGATCGTCGCCCTCATCGTCGTGTTCATCGGACTCTTCCCGGCGGAAGGCGGCGTGATCCCGTTCGATCTCACGGTGGCGCTGCCGGCGCTCGGGCCGATCACCTTCACGAATCTGGGGCTGACGACGCTCACCGGATTCGCGACGCTGAACCTGCTGTTGCCGCTCTCCGTGGTGAACATCGCGCTCATCTACTCCCGGCGCCGGTACCCGGACATCGAGCGCGGGTTCCGGGTGCCGGGCGTCCCGCTGGTCCCGATCATCGGGGTGATCGCGAACGTCGCGCTCATCACCAACCTCCCGGTCAAGGGCGTCGTCGTCGGTGTCTGCCTCATCGTCGGGATGCTCGCGGCGTACTTGATCTGGGGCGGCAAACCGGACATGGACGAGCTGTACGAGGAGGTCGTACCGTCCACCACGTCGGCCAGCCAGGTTGAGGCAGAAAGAGCGGTCGCGGAGGCCGACACCACCGTAGCCGACGTCGCGGAGACCGACGTCACTGCCGACGCGTCCGGCGGCACCGCCGAGACGCCGGGCGAGGATTCGTTCCGTATTCTCGTTCCGGTTGCGCGGCCGGATCGGGCCGTCCGGTACGCGCGGCTGGCGGCTGCGATGGCCGAGTATCAGGAGGGCGAGCCGTTCGTCGACGTGTTGACGGTCACTCAGATCCCCGAACAGACGCCGTACGAGGCGGTCGAGGAGATCACCCGCGGCCGGATCACGCGCATTCAGGAGCTGCTGGCGGCCGAGGACCTCGACGTGTCGTACGCGGTCGAAGGACACACCTGTCGGGACGTCGGGTTCGACATCGTCCAGACGGCCCGGGATAAGGAGTCGAACCTCGTGTTGATGGGCTACCCCGAGGAGCACACCGAGATCGCTGAACACGTCGAGTACAAGGCCCCGTGCGGCGTGCTGTTCGCGAGCGGCGTGCTGGATCCGGACGCCCTTGACGTGGTCAACATCGGGGCCGGCGGCGGACCCCACCACATGGACCTGCTCTCGCTCATCGACCGGATGGGCGAGCGAGACGCGGAGATCCACGTGATCAACATCACCCCGGAAGGCGGCGAGGGCCGCCCCGAGAACACGGAGGCGACGGTCTCCGGGCTCCCGAACGCGTCGTCGGTCCAGATCCACAACACTACCGCTCAGACGATCGCCGACGGGCTGGTCGATCGGGCCCGCGAAAACGGCGGTATCCTCATCATCGGAGCTACCCGGACCCGCCGCCTCCGACGCCGCGTCTTCGGGAGCACTCCCGACAACGTGATCAAACTCGCGCAGGGAAGCGGAGTTCCGGTGCTCGTATACTCGAGTCCGCGCGGGGTACAGGGCCCGATCGAGGAGTACGTGTACCCGATCTACCGGTACCTCTGGGGGATTCGGCGCAGCCCGACCCAAGCCGGACAGTCGGAGACGCAAGAGTAG
- a CDS encoding metallophosphoesterase, giving the protein MRIGIVSDTHDDLAAVEAAVTLFEREGVDAVVHCGDFVAPFSVTPFDVGGDSDAGFDFYAARGNNDGEWAVQSTVESFGTYLGEAGTLSFGDEENAVDIAVTHGTSAVVVDALVDCGDYDYVFHGHTHAHDAEERDGTVRVNPGGLPIPVDGADDAFRVAVLDIGADAGGASGANAVMHHVLDA; this is encoded by the coding sequence ATGCGCATCGGTATCGTCTCCGACACCCACGACGACCTCGCCGCCGTCGAGGCGGCCGTCACGCTGTTCGAACGCGAGGGCGTCGACGCCGTCGTCCACTGCGGCGACTTCGTCGCGCCCTTCTCCGTGACCCCGTTCGACGTCGGGGGCGATTCCGACGCCGGCTTCGACTTCTACGCCGCCCGCGGCAACAACGACGGAGAGTGGGCGGTCCAGTCGACCGTCGAGTCGTTCGGCACGTACCTCGGCGAGGCGGGGACGCTCTCGTTCGGGGACGAGGAGAACGCCGTCGACATCGCCGTCACCCACGGCACGAGCGCGGTCGTCGTCGACGCCCTCGTCGACTGCGGCGACTACGACTACGTGTTCCACGGTCACACCCACGCGCACGACGCCGAGGAGCGCGACGGGACGGTGCGGGTGAATCCCGGCGGACTCCCCATCCCCGTCGACGGCGCGGACGACGCCTTCCGCGTCGCGGTCCTCGACATTGGAGCGGACGCCGGCGGGGCGAGCGGGGCCAACGCGGTGATGCACCACGTCCTCGACGCCTGA
- a CDS encoding PAS domain-containing sensor histidine kinase translates to MERFPEALDGIPDAVVIVDSDGVVRAGNERVEEILGYTPMEVEGTHFETLLYDPHGDAAGEELHRYVVDPEPRSMAASLDLCARRADGTEVPVTLSLGPFEHDGETYLVATIVDVREERAEQAELHRRTRTLEALHEATQDLLKTTDREFAAEAAVEYVEEVLGHPIAAIWLYDEDRDILDPIVWTDAADDLVGDHPTFGPDASSISWEAFESGDPVYVSDTHADTERHNPDSTIRSELILPLGRYGLINVGDTDPDAFDESDLAVARLWAATVTMVFVRIERERQLRVREQEIARERDRLEEFASLVSHDLRSPLNVATGNLDLIRERFREQHEDLAEIDTVARSLDRMEALVEDMLTLARQGSAIDETEAVSLATLAEECWDSVDTAAADLVVGDDLRLRADRSRLRQALENLFANAVAHAGESVHVKVGSLADGDGFYVEDDGPGISGDRRDGVFNAGVSTDPEGTGFGLKIVAEVADAHGWTVALVDAEGGGARFEFRGVETVDADSEVGAESPDLGDSDSNTDN, encoded by the coding sequence ATGGAACGATTCCCGGAGGCCCTCGACGGCATTCCAGACGCGGTCGTGATCGTTGACAGCGACGGCGTCGTCCGGGCCGGCAACGAGCGGGTCGAGGAGATCCTCGGATACACGCCCATGGAGGTGGAGGGGACCCATTTCGAGACGCTGCTGTACGATCCCCACGGAGATGCGGCCGGCGAGGAGCTCCACCGCTACGTCGTCGACCCCGAACCCCGCTCGATGGCGGCGAGCCTGGACCTGTGCGCACGACGCGCGGACGGGACCGAAGTGCCCGTGACGCTCAGCCTCGGCCCGTTCGAACACGACGGCGAGACGTACCTGGTCGCAACGATCGTCGATGTCAGGGAGGAGCGCGCAGAGCAGGCCGAGCTCCACCGCCGGACGCGGACGCTGGAGGCGCTCCACGAGGCGACACAGGATCTGCTGAAGACGACCGACCGGGAGTTCGCCGCGGAGGCAGCGGTCGAGTACGTCGAAGAGGTGCTCGGCCACCCGATCGCGGCGATTTGGCTGTACGACGAGGATCGTGACATCCTCGATCCGATCGTCTGGACCGACGCGGCCGACGATCTGGTCGGCGACCACCCGACGTTCGGCCCCGACGCATCGAGCATCTCGTGGGAGGCGTTCGAGTCCGGCGATCCGGTGTACGTGTCAGACACGCACGCCGACACGGAGCGGCACAACCCGGATTCGACGATCCGCAGCGAGCTGATCCTCCCGCTTGGCCGATACGGACTCATCAACGTCGGAGACACGGATCCGGACGCGTTCGACGAGTCCGACCTCGCCGTCGCGCGCCTCTGGGCCGCCACCGTTACGATGGTGTTCGTTCGGATCGAGCGGGAGCGCCAGCTCCGGGTCCGGGAACAAGAGATCGCCCGCGAGCGCGATCGGCTGGAAGAGTTTGCCAGCCTCGTCTCCCATGACCTCCGGAGCCCGCTCAACGTCGCGACGGGGAACCTCGACCTGATCCGCGAGCGTTTTCGAGAACAGCACGAGGACTTAGCCGAGATCGACACTGTCGCCCGCTCGCTCGATCGGATGGAGGCGCTCGTGGAGGATATGCTCACCCTCGCGCGACAGGGGTCCGCCATCGACGAGACCGAAGCGGTGTCGCTCGCCACGCTGGCGGAGGAGTGCTGGGACAGCGTCGACACCGCTGCCGCCGACCTCGTTGTCGGCGACGACCTCCGGCTCCGCGCCGACCGGAGTCGGCTGCGGCAGGCTCTGGAGAACCTGTTCGCCAACGCGGTCGCTCACGCCGGCGAATCGGTCCACGTCAAGGTCGGCTCCCTCGCCGACGGTGACGGCTTCTACGTCGAAGACGATGGCCCCGGAATCTCCGGGGACCGCCGCGACGGGGTGTTCAACGCCGGCGTCTCGACCGACCCGGAGGGGACGGGGTTCGGCCTCAAGATCGTCGCCGAGGTGGCCGACGCGCACGGGTGGACCGTCGCCCTCGTCGACGCCGAGGGGGGCGGTGCGCGGTTCGAGTTCCGCGGAGTCGAGACCGTCGACGCCGACTCGGAAGTGGGCGCAGAGAGTCCCGATCTCGGCGACTCCGACTCCAACACGGACAACTGA
- a CDS encoding DUF5806 family protein produces the protein MNESTDPASDKGSDAADGTTDTTAEPSEPSEPANESRSGADESGALDGDESAVSDGDTGDAASNGDGNAEQVPPEVRKYERFKKMDGARYERVNEFLRDRTYITAREWAIARLCADFRTETGVEMTKIGENLPELVPFMTDTYTPQAVNQARYSFEEKVTKAGATFLYGAMSGFFTAEDLDEMMYEVTEVAKFLLEVEGVDLAVADELEAEDRISEVMREVRASSADLRGEEVRCPECGHVHEPAEE, from the coding sequence ATGAACGAATCAACCGATCCCGCGTCGGACAAGGGATCGGACGCCGCCGACGGGACTACAGACACTACGGCGGAGCCGTCGGAGCCGTCGGAGCCGGCCAACGAGTCCCGGTCGGGCGCCGACGAGAGCGGTGCCCTCGACGGCGACGAGAGCGCTGTGAGCGACGGCGATACCGGGGACGCCGCGAGCAACGGCGACGGGAACGCCGAACAGGTCCCGCCCGAGGTCCGCAAGTACGAGCGGTTCAAGAAGATGGACGGCGCCCGCTACGAGCGCGTCAACGAGTTCCTCCGCGACCGGACGTACATCACGGCCCGGGAGTGGGCGATCGCGCGGCTCTGTGCTGACTTCCGCACCGAAACGGGCGTCGAGATGACGAAGATCGGCGAGAACCTCCCTGAGCTGGTCCCGTTTATGACCGACACGTACACGCCGCAGGCGGTCAATCAGGCGCGGTACTCCTTCGAGGAGAAGGTGACGAAGGCGGGCGCGACGTTCCTCTACGGGGCGATGTCCGGCTTCTTCACCGCCGAGGACTTAGACGAGATGATGTACGAGGTGACGGAGGTCGCGAAGTTCCTCTTGGAGGTCGAGGGGGTCGATCTCGCGGTCGCCGACGAGCTCGAAGCGGAAGATCGGATCAGCGAGGTGATGCGCGAGGTGCGCGCCTCCTCCGCGGACCTTCGAGGCGAGGAAGTCCGGTGTCCCGAGTGCGGGCACGTCCACGAGCCGGCCGAGGAGTAG
- a CDS encoding universal stress protein, whose protein sequence is MKVLCGIGGSDDSFRALDRTVERAAVANDDLTVAVVDNEDSSVAPDDVMERAQEAVDDAGIDADVRRVGGDPGSRLVEIAETEGFEEIVLGGGHTSPMGKITIGSIAEFVLLNAKTSVTLVR, encoded by the coding sequence ATGAAGGTGCTTTGCGGAATCGGCGGCAGCGACGACTCGTTTCGCGCGCTTGACCGGACCGTCGAGCGGGCGGCGGTCGCGAACGACGACCTCACCGTCGCGGTGGTCGACAACGAGGATTCGTCGGTCGCTCCGGATGACGTGATGGAACGCGCTCAGGAGGCGGTCGATGACGCCGGGATCGATGCCGATGTCAGGCGGGTCGGGGGTGACCCCGGAAGCCGGCTCGTGGAGATCGCCGAGACAGAGGGATTTGAGGAGATCGTTCTCGGTGGAGGTCACACGAGCCCGATGGGGAAGATCACGATTGGGTCGATCGCCGAGTTTGTCCTGTTGAACGCCAAGACCTCCGTCACGCTGGTCAGATGA
- a CDS encoding GNAT family N-acetyltransferase, which produces MSDRGYPEAVANEFSTPPTAFTDREGRTIEVRPYENTDEGYEALVEMYDAFDPADRAQGIPPGGEKRIREWLDAILGDDCLNVIAWCGDEIAGHATLVPDDEAYELAIFVHQEYQRAGIGTHLIRGLLGYGQAEGIQKVWLTVERWNRAAVSLYKKIGFETSNAESFELEMGLRLNPDGDGDGNAGGDGDEDEDDQ; this is translated from the coding sequence ATGAGCGACCGAGGATACCCCGAGGCGGTGGCCAACGAGTTCTCCACTCCCCCCACAGCGTTCACGGACCGAGAAGGACGCACCATCGAGGTCCGTCCCTACGAGAACACCGACGAGGGGTACGAGGCGCTCGTCGAGATGTACGACGCCTTCGATCCCGCCGACCGGGCACAGGGGATCCCGCCGGGCGGCGAAAAGCGCATCCGCGAGTGGCTGGACGCGATCCTCGGCGACGACTGCCTCAACGTGATCGCGTGGTGCGGCGACGAGATCGCCGGCCATGCGACGCTGGTGCCCGACGACGAGGCCTACGAGCTGGCGATCTTCGTCCATCAGGAGTACCAGCGCGCCGGTATCGGCACACACCTGATCCGCGGGCTGCTCGGCTACGGGCAGGCAGAGGGCATTCAGAAGGTGTGGCTCACCGTCGAGCGCTGGAACCGTGCGGCCGTCTCGCTGTACAAGAAGATCGGTTTCGAGACCTCCAACGCCGAGAGCTTCGAACTGGAGATGGGGCTCCGGCTGAACCCGGACGGGGACGGAGACGGAAACGCAGGTGGAGACGGAGACGAGGACGAGGACGACCAGTAG
- a CDS encoding adenylate kinase translates to MSHRILLLGAPGAGKGTQSAKLADEYDVEHVTTGDALRANKDMETEYGTPRSFMEAGELVPDPVVNEIVKAALADADGFVLDGYPRNLDQAEYLSEITDLDAVIFLDVDEEVLVDRLTGRRVCDDCGANFHVDFQPPEEAGVCDECGGELIQRDDDTEETARERLEVFYENTEPVIDHFRDEGDLVEVDGEATPDEVFERIRDVLDE, encoded by the coding sequence ATGAGTCATCGAATCCTTCTGCTGGGGGCGCCGGGCGCCGGAAAGGGAACGCAGAGCGCGAAGCTCGCCGACGAGTACGACGTCGAGCACGTCACCACGGGCGACGCGCTCCGCGCGAACAAGGACATGGAGACCGAGTACGGGACGCCCCGATCGTTCATGGAGGCGGGGGAGCTCGTCCCGGACCCGGTCGTCAACGAGATCGTCAAGGCCGCGCTGGCGGACGCCGACGGGTTCGTGCTCGACGGCTACCCGCGCAACCTCGACCAGGCGGAGTACCTCTCGGAGATCACGGATCTCGACGCCGTGATCTTCCTCGACGTCGACGAGGAAGTGCTCGTCGACCGACTCACCGGTCGCCGTGTCTGCGACGACTGCGGCGCGAACTTTCACGTCGACTTCCAGCCGCCCGAGGAGGCGGGCGTCTGTGACGAGTGCGGCGGCGAGCTGATCCAGCGCGACGACGACACCGAGGAGACCGCCCGCGAGCGACTCGAAGTGTTCTACGAGAACACCGAACCCGTGATCGATCACTTCCGTGACGAGGGCGACCTCGTCGAGGTCGACGGCGAGGCGACGCCCGACGAGGTCTTCGAGCGCATCCGGGACGTTCTCGACGAGTAA
- a CDS encoding DUF106 domain-containing protein: protein MSKVERRVRSLVREDGEMRDAVEVILDSATDGEVQWIDVRDEITSGQWGRLIEKEILVDGDTGFALADRDAIAAGLEDDDDGDLTSSDVDTPETTTWSKWDKIAGIATLGAFVGYAVNPVRNAIAGAFDLVLGPLLNVVPFYVVVMVIALATGLYSTLLRAGLMDMDKMSAYQDRMKDIQDRRKDAKERDDQEALDAIQEEQMEAMGDQLGMFKEQFRPMVWIMFLTIPAFLWMFWVIGYRGSTAAYPDVAAQELIVPLAGTVTWDTGIVGPIQMWIVWYFLCSMAFTQLVQKSLNIEMSPSSS, encoded by the coding sequence ATGAGCAAGGTCGAACGGAGAGTCCGCTCGCTGGTCCGCGAGGACGGCGAGATGCGAGACGCCGTCGAGGTCATCCTCGACAGCGCCACTGACGGCGAGGTCCAGTGGATCGACGTCCGCGACGAGATCACGAGCGGCCAGTGGGGCCGGCTCATCGAAAAGGAGATCCTCGTCGACGGCGACACCGGCTTCGCGCTGGCGGACCGCGACGCCATCGCGGCGGGACTAGAGGACGACGATGACGGCGATCTGACCAGCAGCGACGTCGACACCCCCGAGACGACCACGTGGTCCAAATGGGACAAGATCGCCGGCATCGCGACGCTGGGTGCCTTCGTCGGGTACGCGGTCAACCCGGTGCGCAACGCGATTGCGGGCGCCTTCGACCTCGTGTTGGGGCCGCTCCTCAACGTCGTTCCCTTCTACGTCGTGGTCATGGTGATCGCGCTTGCGACGGGGCTGTACTCGACGCTGCTGCGCGCGGGCCTCATGGATATGGACAAGATGAGCGCGTACCAAGACCGGATGAAGGACATCCAGGACCGCCGTAAAGATGCCAAGGAGCGCGACGATCAGGAGGCACTCGACGCCATTCAAGAGGAGCAGATGGAGGCGATGGGCGACCAGCTCGGAATGTTCAAAGAGCAGTTCCGCCCGATGGTGTGGATCATGTTCCTCACGATCCCGGCGTTCCTCTGGATGTTCTGGGTAATCGGCTACCGCGGCTCCACCGCCGCGTACCCCGACGTCGCCGCTCAGGAACTTATCGTTCCGCTCGCCGGTACCGTCACGTGGGACACGGGAATCGTCGGCCCGATCCAGATGTGGATCGTCTGGTACTTCCTGTGTTCGATGGCGTTCACCCAGCTCGTCCAGAAGAGCCTCAACATCGAGATGTCGCCGTCGTCGTCGTAG
- a CDS encoding MFS transporter has product MSKDQAIADPEETGPLETFRQFFALERDVLVVSLSMFAFSLGFQMTSRFLPEYMVALGASGFVVGLFGTFGNVISAVYPYPGGAISDRIGSRYALTAFGLVSTVGFVVWLIAPNVGAVTVAGVTIEPWIWIFVGLVLAQAWKSFGLGATFAVVKQATDPSRLAAGFASTETFRRTALLIGPVLAAILIDLHPAFTVSFRYVLAVAVVFGVVGTLVQHVLYDASGDAVGGGRFEGVSRIRTDLREMPDPLRPLLIGDTLVRFANGMVYVFFVLVVTRIFSVGLERTVAVGGISYAVDLSPQAFFGYLLGVEMVVALITMVPAAKLAERVGLKPIVALGFFVYGVFPLVLVFGPDLLSPFVSIQWALVLVFAFSGLRFAGLPSHKALIVGPAEQGAGGRVTGTYYLLRNTIVIPSAAIGGYLWDFVSPEVAFTVAAVIGVAGTGYFLVFGEEFEAYARGR; this is encoded by the coding sequence ATGAGCAAGGACCAAGCGATCGCCGACCCGGAGGAAACGGGCCCGCTAGAGACGTTCCGTCAGTTCTTCGCCTTAGAGCGTGACGTGCTGGTGGTCTCGCTGTCGATGTTCGCGTTCAGCCTCGGGTTCCAGATGACGAGCCGGTTCCTCCCGGAGTACATGGTGGCGCTCGGGGCGTCCGGGTTCGTCGTCGGGTTGTTCGGGACCTTCGGCAACGTCATCTCCGCGGTGTACCCGTATCCGGGCGGCGCGATATCCGACCGCATCGGGTCGCGGTACGCGCTGACGGCCTTCGGACTCGTTTCGACCGTCGGCTTCGTCGTCTGGCTGATCGCCCCGAACGTCGGGGCGGTCACGGTCGCGGGCGTGACGATCGAACCGTGGATCTGGATCTTCGTCGGGCTCGTGCTCGCGCAGGCGTGGAAGTCGTTCGGCCTCGGCGCGACCTTCGCCGTGGTCAAGCAGGCGACGGACCCGTCCCGGCTGGCGGCCGGGTTCGCGAGCACGGAGACGTTCCGACGCACCGCGCTCCTGATCGGTCCCGTCCTCGCGGCGATTCTCATCGACCTCCATCCGGCGTTCACCGTGAGCTTTCGGTACGTGCTCGCGGTGGCGGTCGTCTTCGGCGTCGTCGGGACGCTCGTGCAACACGTCCTGTACGACGCGAGCGGGGACGCCGTCGGTGGCGGGCGGTTCGAGGGCGTCTCCCGGATCCGGACGGACCTCCGCGAGATGCCCGACCCGCTCCGGCCGCTGCTGATCGGCGACACTCTCGTCCGCTTCGCGAACGGGATGGTGTACGTCTTCTTCGTGCTCGTCGTCACGCGGATCTTCTCGGTGGGACTAGAGAGGACGGTCGCGGTCGGCGGGATTTCCTACGCCGTGGACCTCTCGCCGCAGGCCTTTTTCGGCTACCTGCTGGGCGTCGAGATGGTCGTCGCGCTGATCACGATGGTCCCCGCGGCGAAGCTGGCCGAGCGGGTCGGGCTCAAGCCGATCGTCGCGCTCGGCTTTTTCGTGTACGGCGTGTTCCCTCTCGTCCTCGTCTTCGGTCCCGACCTCCTCTCGCCGTTCGTCTCGATCCAGTGGGCGCTGGTCCTCGTCTTCGCGTTCTCCGGGCTCCGGTTCGCCGGCCTCCCTTCGCATAAGGCGCTCATCGTCGGTCCCGCCGAACAGGGCGCCGGCGGCCGGGTCACCGGGACCTACTACCTGCTGCGAAACACGATCGTCATCCCGAGCGCCGCGATCGGCGGCTACCTCTGGGACTTCGTCAGTCCGGAGGTCGCCTTCACCGTCGCCGCCGTGATCGGCGTCGCCGGGACCGGCTACTTCCTCGTCTTCGGCGAGGAGTTCGAGGCGTACGCCCGGGGTCGGTGA
- a CDS encoding alpha/beta hydrolase: protein MHADEIDPQAKAAIERQERFPLPHSPWGLKLARLLTGPAMWIQNRNPPAVGKTVDGAVPGPAGDLDVRLYLPDDDGPFPTVVFFHGGGFVLGSIETHDWLCRHLTRDSGCAVLSVDYRLAPEHPFPAAVADAYAAVEWAAANPDTIDGTGRVAVAGDSAGGALAAVAALMAAERDGPEIAYQALLYPGVGVEADQPSIEEHAGIVLDEADLEWFTECYYDHEIHERNPYADPTNAGDVSGVAPATVVTAGFDPLRDGGRAYAEQLVRDGVATRYENYADQVHGFMTLRDVDRATEAIADVADDLADALRAD from the coding sequence ATGCACGCCGACGAGATCGATCCGCAGGCGAAGGCGGCGATCGAGCGCCAAGAGCGGTTCCCGCTGCCGCACAGCCCGTGGGGGCTGAAGCTCGCGCGGCTGCTCACGGGGCCGGCGATGTGGATTCAGAACCGCAACCCGCCCGCAGTCGGGAAGACCGTGGACGGGGCGGTCCCCGGGCCAGCGGGAGACCTCGATGTCCGGCTGTATCTACCGGACGACGACGGCCCGTTTCCCACGGTCGTGTTTTTCCACGGCGGCGGGTTCGTGCTGGGGAGCATCGAGACCCACGACTGGCTCTGCCGCCATCTCACGCGGGACAGCGGCTGTGCCGTCCTCTCGGTCGACTACCGGCTCGCGCCCGAACATCCCTTCCCCGCGGCAGTCGCGGACGCATACGCGGCGGTGGAGTGGGCGGCCGCCAACCCGGACACGATCGACGGGACCGGGAGAGTCGCGGTCGCCGGCGACTCAGCGGGCGGCGCGCTCGCCGCCGTCGCCGCGCTCATGGCTGCCGAGCGCGACGGCCCCGAGATCGCGTATCAGGCGCTGTTGTACCCCGGCGTCGGCGTCGAGGCCGATCAGCCATCTATCGAGGAGCACGCCGGTATCGTCCTCGACGAGGCGGACTTGGAGTGGTTCACGGAGTGTTACTACGACCACGAGATCCACGAGCGTAACCCGTACGCCGACCCGACGAACGCGGGCGACGTGTCCGGCGTCGCTCCCGCCACGGTCGTCACCGCCGGGTTCGACCCGCTGCGCGACGGCGGGAGAGCGTACGCCGAACAGCTGGTTCGAGACGGGGTGGCCACGCGCTACGAGAACTACGCGGACCAGGTGCACGGGTTCATGACGCTCCGCGACGTGGATCGGGCGACGGAGGCCATCGCTGACGTGGCCGACGATCTCGCCGACGCGCTCCGGGCGGATTGA